ATTGAGTGGTCATTAAGTTGTCATTAAGTTGTCATTAATTGTCATTTGGTAGTCATTAAGTTGTCATTGAGTGGTCATTAAGTTGTCATTATTTGTCATTGGATGGTTATTGGATAGTAAGGGTTTGGGATTTGGGATTTGGGATTTGGGGTTTGGGTTTTGGGTTTTGGGGTTTAGTTGTTAATCCATTGTCGACTGTGGGTTGCGGACTAATTAAATTACGCCCGAAGGGCAAATGACAATAAATGACATGAGCGAAGTGAATAAGTATCATGAACAAAGCAAATAAATGACATGAGCGAAGTGAGTAAGTATCATGAACAAAGCAAGTAAATGACATGAACGAAGTGAGTAAGTATCATAAACAAAGCAAGTAAATGACATGAGCGAAGTGAATAAGTATCATGAACAAAGTAAGGAAATGACATGAGCGAAGTGAGTAAGTATCATGAACAAAGTAAGGAAATGACATGAGCGAAGTGAATAAGTATCATGAACAAAGCAAATAAATGACATGAGCGAAGTGAATAAGTATCATGAACAAAGTAAGGAAATGACATGAACGAAGTGAGTAAGTATCATGAACAAAGCAAGTAAATGACATGAACGAAGTGAGTAAGTATCATGAACAAAGCAAGTAAATGACATGAGCGAAGTGATTAAGTATCATGAACAAAGCAAATAAATGACATGAGCGAAGTGAGTAAGTATCATGAACAAAGTAAGGAAATGAGCGAAGTGAGTAAGTATCATGAACAAAGTAAGTAAATGGATAAAAAAATTAGTATGAAAAAACCAAAATTAAGTGTAAGACGAGGATTATTTATAATATTTTTATTGACAACAATTATGCTATTTGTTTCTATTAGTGCATTATGGATATATTCTGAAATAAGAAGAAACGATAGGGAGCTAAATTTATTAAAAGAAAATTTGATGAGCCAGCATAAAATACTGATTAAAAATAAAGTTGAAAATGTTGTAACTCATATAAATTTTAGAATAAGAACAGATACAATAACTCAAATATCTGATATGCAAAATCAAATATTAAATTGGGTGGCAACAATGCATTTTGAATATGGAGGATATATTTTTATTAATACTTATGATGGCAACGCTTTGATTTTTGATGGCAAAAAAATAAGCGGAATAAAAGATATAAGTAATATAACTGATTCTGATGGTTTAAGATTATTTGATAAAGAATTGCAACTTGCTCATAAAAAAAATGGTGGATATTTTAAATACAAATTTAAAAAAATGGACACTGATATTGAAGAACCAAAAATTTCATACATAAGAGGATATGATAAATGGGAATGGATAATTGGTGCAGGTGTTTATTTCAATGATATTGATAAAGAACTAACAAAACATCACGAAAAATTTAAAGATGAATTAAAAGGTAAAATAACAATAATAATTGCTATATTTTTATTTGTAATAATTGCCTTTCTATTTTTAACTTTTTTTATTAAGAATTATATTACAAAAGAATTTAATGTTTTTCATTCCTTTTTTAAAAATCCTGCAAACAAAAATATTTTTATTAATAAAAGCAAACTAAAAATTCATGAATTTAAAGACCTTGCTAATATCGCAAATACAATGATTGAGGAACGCGATAAAATGGATATTGAATTAAGTGAAAAAAACATACAATACAGGATGTTAGTTGATAATTCACTATCAGGATTTTACATTACTCAAAATCATATACTCAAATTCTGTAATAAAAGATTTGCAGAAATATTTTCCTATGACTTACCTGAAGATATAATTGGTGTTCCAATAAAAAATATTGTTACCAAAGAAAGTTGGGAAAAAATTCAAAAAGAAGTAGAAGAAAGAAAAGAAGGCAAAAAAACATTTTCACAATATGAAATAAAAGCAATTGATAAAAACGGGAAATTATTTGATGCAGAAGTTTTGGGGGGAAAAATAATTTACCAAGGAAAGCTGTCTGTACAAGGAACATTACTTGATATTACAAAAAGAAAAAAGGCTATAGAAAAATTAGAATTAAATAACAAATCTTTAATCCTTACAAAAAACATTTCGGATGTAATGCGAAAAGCAATTAATTTACTATCAGTAGCTGAAGCTTCGGTAAATGCACTTCTAAAACACACAGATGCATCATCGGTTGTTATGTTTACATATAATAAAATTAATAATAAAATTAATTATATTTATTCACAAGGTTTTCCAAAAGAAGCTTTAAAAGCGATTAAACAATTTCGGATAGATGAAAGCTTAACAGGATATTCTATAAAAACAAAAAAAGTACAATTTAGCATAAATGTTAGTAATGATGAAAAATATAAACATACAACAAAAGTTACACTAATTAATTCTAATGTTAAAACTGCTCTTTCAATCCCTTGCATTTATCAAAATGAAGTATTAGGAATAATTAATTTAATATTTGACGGAAAGAAAGAATTTAATAAAACAGAAATAGAAACTTTTTCATCTATAGGTCAAATGATAGGAATAAAGTTTTCAAATGCAAAATATTTGAATGACTTAGAACAAAAAATTATTGAACATGAACAAAGCAAAGAAAGATATAAAGAATTAGCAGAAATAGAAAAAAAGCGATCGGAAGAACTCCAAAAGTCTCATATAGAATTAGAACAGGCACAAGATGCTTCATTAAATATGCTTAATGACTTAAATGAAGAAATTAATATTAGAGAAAAAGCAGAAAAAGAACTCGCCAAACATCGTGATAATCTCGAAAAACTTATTAATGAAAGAACCGAAGAACTTGGAATATCAAATAACTCATTAACATTATTAATGGAAGATGTTATTGATATTAACAGCAAACTTAACAAAACAAATGCTCAATTAGATATAGCAAATAAAGAGCTTGAGTCTTTTTCATATTCTGTTTCACATGATTTAAGAGCCCCACTTCGTACAATAAAAGGTTTTAGCAATGCCATTTTAGAAGATTATCCAAACGAACTAAACAAAGATGCAACTAACTACTTTAAGCAAATAGTATCGGCTACAAATAACATGAGTCAACTTATTGATGACCTCTTAAAGCTATCTCGTGTTAACAAAAGTTATTTAATAATAGAAAGAATAGATATTGGCAAACTGTCAGAAGAAATATTTAACGAACTAAAAAAAATAAACAAAAACGAAAAAATCAAAATCAAAATTCAGAAAAATCTTATTGTAAATGCAGATAGAAATTTAGTAAGAATTATGCTTAATAATTTAATTTCAAACTCTATTAAATTTACATCAACAAAGGAAAAGCCAGTGATTGAAATAGGGAAAATAGACAGAACTAATGAAGAAAATGAAAAAATAATCACAGAATATTTTATAAAAGACAACGGAGTAGGATTTGACAATAAATATTCAGACAATTTATTTGCATGCTTTAAAAGGCTACATTCAGACACAAAATTTGAAGGTTCAGGAATAGGACTCGCAATAGTTAATCGGATAATAAACCGCCACAAAGGAACGATAAGAGGAGAAGGAATACCCAACAAAGAAGCAATATTCT
The genomic region above belongs to Bacteroidota bacterium and contains:
- a CDS encoding cache domain-containing protein produces the protein MKKPKLSVRRGLFIIFLLTTIMLFVSISALWIYSEIRRNDRELNLLKENLMSQHKILIKNKVENVVTHINFRIRTDTITQISDMQNQILNWVATMHFEYGGYIFINTYDGNALIFDGKKISGIKDISNITDSDGLRLFDKELQLAHKKNGGYFKYKFKKMDTDIEEPKISYIRGYDKWEWIIGAGVYFNDIDKELTKHHEKFKDELKGKITIIIAIFLFVIIAFLFLTFFIKNYITKEFNVFHSFFKNPANKNIFINKSKLKIHEFKDLANIANTMIEERDKMDIELSEKNIQYRMLVDNSLSGFYITQNHILKFCNKRFAEIFSYDLPEDIIGVPIKNIVTKESWEKIQKEVEERKEGKKTFSQYEIKAIDKNGKLFDAEVLGGKIIYQGKLSVQGTLLDITKRKKAIEKLELNNKSLILTKNISDVMRKAINLLSVAEASVNALLKHTDASSVVMFTYNKINNKINYIYSQGFPKEALKAIKQFRIDESLTGYSIKTKKVQFSINVSNDEKYKHTTKVTLINSNVKTALSIPCIYQNEVLGIINLIFDGKKEFNKTEIETFSSIGQMIGIKFSNAKYLNDLEQKIIEHEQSKERYKELAEIEKKRSEELQKSHIELEQAQDASLNMLNDLNEEINIREKAEKELAKHRDNLEKLINERTEELGISNNSLTLLMEDVIDINSKLNKTNAQLDIANKELESFSYSVSHDLRAPLRTIKGFSNAILEDYPNELNKDATNYFKQIVSATNNMSQLIDDLLKLSRVNKSYLIIERIDIGKLSEEIFNELKKINKNEKIKIKIQKNLIVNADRNLVRIMLNNLISNSIKFTSTKEKPVIEIGKIDRTNEENEKIITEYFIKDNGVGFDNKYSDNLFACFKRLHSDTKFEGSGIGLAIVNRIINRHKGTIRGEGIPNKEAIFYFRF